Genomic window (Desulforapulum autotrophicum HRM2):
GGTTGAAGGCAAATAATCCACCCCGGCCCTGATTTTGCTCACGCTGGCATGGGTGAACAACTCCCTGGGATGGCGCATGGAAACAATGTGAATCTTGTACCCAAGGGATTCCAGAAGCAGGATCTCATTGGAAATAAACGTTTCAGATATCCTGGGATATCCCTTTAAAACCATGCAGAATGTGCCTGTTTTCCCGGTGTTCTCGTTTTTCATCTTTTCCTTTCCTGAAAATCCATTTTCAAATCTATTCCTCAACTGGGTTTAAAGTTTTTCGACCTGTGCGGTTAACCTTTTTTTATACGGAAATAGTATAAATCCGACGAACCGCACAGGTCGAAGTTTTTCCGCTCCGCCGTTGGATACCGGTTCGCCTATTTGGCAAACCGGGCACCACCGCCGGCCGGATCCTGTTTATACCCCAGGGCCTTGAAATCCATCACCCCTGAAGGGCTGTGGCAATCCAGGCAGGACAGGGATTCCTCCTTGGGAACCACCCCATGGTTCAGACGCCAGTACATTGACGTCTCAGCAAAGTCAACTTTGCCGCTAAAGGGAAGCTTTGCAGCCTTCATACCCTTTTCTGCCGCCGATTTCCAGTCTCCCGTGGCAAAAAAACCGTCCTTGCCCGTTAAATGGGGAACAACAAGGGTTCGATTTTCAGGATCCATAAGCTGCCGGCCCTTCATCATCTTGTAGGGGGTGATCTTTGCCAATGGGTCTTTGATGCTTCCCACCGGGGGATTAAGCGCAGTAACGCCGCTTGCAGTTATAACGTCTCCCTTGAGATACCTGCGGTGTTTCCCATTGTACCAGGCATAGGTGGGACGCAAAGCCTTCTCCTTTACAGTGATGCCCATTTTTCCCTGCATCACTACCTTGTTTTCACTCTGTTCAAGGATCTTATTTTCCCCAACCCCTTTGGAGGGATCCCTGGATGTCAGTGTAAACTTTTTACGTGCAAAGGTGGGAATATGGCAGGTCTGACAGGCAATGGATTCACAGTGACGGTTCAGCTGGTTCAACAGCGGAGACACGTCATCATGGGGTGATTCATCATGGCAATCCGTGCATGACACACTGCCCTCACTCACGGCTGAGGTGGTGCTGCTGCCCGAGATCCGATGGTGATCTGTGGTGTGGCATTCCTGGCAGGAAAAATCCTCTCCTCCCATGTGGACATCAAAGGACCTTGAAGGATTGAGCAATTCACTGCTTAAATCCCCATGCTTGAAATTATCCCCACCACCACCATACCAGTGACAGGCACCACAGTTACCCCGTCCAGGAGGGCCCACTTTTTGAGCAATCTCTGCCAGATCAATATCCTTGTCTGGATACCCACAAGTATTTTTCTTTTTGGAATAGCGGCCCGTGGTATCATGGCAAACCAGACAGTCCACATTGGCCATATCCGTAAAATCAAAAGTCTCATCCTTCCACCCGTAACCGGCATGACATTTGGTGCACCCGCACCAATTAGATTCAATACCCACTCAGTAGTCGTTCATCAGATTTATCTTGCCAAGTTGTGCTCCTCGTTCACGGCCTTCTAAAAAAGCGGTTCCCCCCTTCCAGAGCCAGTGGGCCGTCTTGACAAAATCCTCGCCCTGGGCTGCATGGCATTCCAGGCATTGAAGAGTGATCTCCCGGGCACTGCCATGGGCCTTTTCCATCAAAATAGAATGATCTTCCATGGCATGGGACAAACCGCTGAACATGAAAAAAACAACTGCAAAACAAATTTTTCCAACCATTATTCCTCCTTTAAAACCGTTCCAGGACATTTCAATGGGATTTACCGACCCGATTTAAAAACAGCATCCGTTAAATTATGATCATAAACCAATAACAGATTAGCACAATAGCAGAACCCGTGCCATTTGCAATTTTTTTTAACAAAAAACAACCCTGTTCCATGCAGGCCCGGGTTTAAACCTGATTTAAAAAAAATCCTACACACAAAAAATGACCTGGCCAGGGAAGCTTCGCCCATGGGGTAACGTTAAAACAGCCCAAAGGTAACGCACAACCATTGTTCCGCCCCTGCCCGAATCCGGATGAAACAGAAAAATAATTCCTTGCAGTTGTTGAATCAAAGGTCATAAAGGTCCATTGACAGCGGGTAAAAAAATTGACAACAGGGGTAACGTTATCATAGGATAAAAATTATCGTTATCGAATTTTATTCCATGTACCCAAGGAGCGCCATGAAAAAACAACATCTGTGGGATGCTGGATTTTTAAACCAGATCATTGACACCATGGCCAACGGACTGTTTACCATGAACCTATCCGGCGAAATCACCTCATGGAACAAGGCAATGGAAGGCATCAGCGGCTATACGAGCCGTGAGGCCCTGGGAAAAACCTGCAGCCTTCTCCAGTGCAGCCGCTGTTTTGGGAAAAAATGCCCGGCAAACATCAACTACTGCGGGGTGCTTGAAAAACGAAACACAGGTCCCAAGGAGTGCCTGGTCAAGCATAAAAACGGTCATCTAATCTCTGTCATAAAAACAGCACGGGCAATCAAAGACAAGGAGGGGATAGTTGTCGGAGTGGTGGAAAGCCTGGCCGACCTGACTGAACTCAACACCATTCGCAAAAAAATAGCCGAGGCAGAACGCCGGCTTGGGGAAACATTCCGCCTGGGAAACATCATCGGCAAAAGTGCCCGGATGCAGGAAGTTTTCAAGGCCATCCAGATGGCATCTGAAAGCAGGGCAAACATCCTGATCCAGGGAGAGAGTGGCACCGGAAAAGAACTTGTTGCCATGGCCATCCACTACAATGGTTTCAACGCCGACGCCCCCCTTGTAACGGTGAACTGCAGCGCCCTGTCTGAAACCCTGCTTGAAAGCGAATTATTTGGACACAGCAAAGGAGCCTTTACCGGTGCCCACAAGGATCGCATGGGCAGGTTTGAACAGGCCCACCACGGCACCATTTTTCTGGATGAAATTGGAGAGCTGACCCCCTACATCCAGGTAAAACTTCTACGGGTGATCCAGGAGCGGGAAATAGAACGGGTGGGCGAATCCAAGCAGAGAAAAATTGATATCCGGATCATTGCAGCCACCCACCAGAACCTGGTGGATCTGACCAACATGGGAAAGTTCAGGGAAGACCTGTTTTATCGGCTTAAGGTATTTCCCATAACCATCCCCCCCCTTCGGGAACGGCGGGAAGATATTCCCCTCCTGGTTAGCCACTTCATTGACAAGGGTAACAAAAGGGAAAAAAGAAAGATCAAAAAAATCAGTCAGGAAGGCTTGCGCGCCCTCCTGGAATACCCCTGGCCCGGGAATGTAAGGGAGCTTGAGAATGCCATTGAACACGCCTTTGTCCTCTGCCGGGCCGACCAGATAGATCTCAGGGACCTTCCCGTTGAAATCAGAAACCATACCCACCAGACGGTTGAAACCACCCCTAGGACAAACCCAGCCAGAAACCTTACCCGGGAGGCCCTGCTGGAACTGTTAAACCAGTGCGACTGGAACAAAGCCGAGGTGGCAAGGCGCATGGGAAAAAGCAGAACTGCCATCTGGAAATACATGAAAAAATGGGAGATACCATTAAAAGGAGAAAACAAATGACGGCAACCGTCTATTTTACCGACTTCAAGGCAAACTCAAGGGAAAATCTTTTGGAAAAACTGGCAAGGCTCATGGCCACAGCCGGCCTTGATGGCATCCTTGACAAAAATGACCTCACCGCCGTAAAGCTCCACTTTGGAGAGATGGGCAACACGGCCTTTATCCGCCCGCCATTCGTCCGGCGAATCGCCAGAGCCATCAGAGAAAGGGGGGCTATTCCCTTTCTTACAGACGCCAACACCCTCTATGCCGGCACCCGGAGCGACTCGGTCTCCCATATCACAACGGCCATTGCCAATGGGTTCAGCTATTCTAGCATGGACAGCACCCCCATTATCATTGCCGACGGACTCAGGGGAAAAAGTGAAACCAGCGTCCAGGTGGGCTTAAAGCACTGCAGCGAGGTCCACATCGGCAAAGAGATCGTTGCGGCCGATGCCCTTGTTTCCGTTGCCCATTTCAAGGGCCATGAGCTTTCAGGCTTTGGCGGCACCCTCAAAAACCTGGGCATGGGCTGCGCCTCAAGAAAAGGCAAACTTGACCAGCATTCAACGGTAAGCCCAAAAATCAAGCGAAAGACGTGCATTGGATGCGGCGCCTGTGTCGACAACTGCCCGGTCAAAGCCATCACCCTGGAAGACGATAAGGCGACCATCAACCCGGAGGTGTGTATCGGGTGCGGCGAATGCATCATCCGCTGCCCCACGGGTTCGGTGAACATACGTTGGAACCAGACCATCCCGGTGTTCCTTGAAAAAATGATGGAGTATACCAAGGGCGTTATTTCGGGCAAAGAGGACAAGACGCTGTTTATCAACTTTATCACAGACATCTCGCCGGCCTGCGACTGCCTGCCCTACAACGACGCCCCCATTGTCAGGGACATCGGCATTGTCGCCTCCACTGACCCCGTTGCCATTGACCAGGCATCCGTGGATCTTGTCAATCAGCAGCAGGCATTCGCCAACACCCGCCTCAAACACAACCGGGAACCTGGCGAAGACAAATTCCGGGGGTTATATCCCGATGTGGACTGGGAGATCCAGCTCGACTACGCCGAGACCATCGGCCTTGGCACAAGGACCTATGAACTTGTGAAACTAAAATCTTTGACCTGGAAAAAAGAAGTTCCCGAAAATCAAGGACATTGATGGACCAGGTATCTGCCTGGGAAAGATGCAACCATAATGAAAATTACTGGTCTTTTGTCGGTGCAAAGCCCTTAACCGGGGTCCTGAATCTGCCAGGGATTGGAAATATCCTCGGCACATTGCCCAGGGGGTTGAGATCCACCAGAAACGGGCACCCAAAGATTTCCTCCAGGATCGACGGATCCAGAACCTTGCCGGGTGCTCCCTTTTTGACCACCCTTCCCCCGGCCAGCAGGACCATATGATCCGAATACATGGCAGCCAGGTTGATGTCGTGGGAGACCATGACAATGGTGATTCCCGTCTCCCGCTTGAGTTGATCCATGAGATCCATGAGCATTACCTGGTGGGCAAGGTCAAGGGCTGAGGCGGGTTCGTCCAGGAGCATAATCTCAGGATCCTGGCAGATGGCCCGGGCGATGAACACCCGCTGACGCTCACCACCGCTGATCTGATCAAGGGTCCTCTGGCCCAGGTGATCCACATTGGTGAACCCCATGGCCTGGTGTGCTGCATCATAATCCTGCCGGGTATTCATACCTAGTATGCCCTGGTGGGGCGAACGACCGAGCAGTACCAGCTCCTCCACGGTAAAGGGAAATGACTGGGACACGGTCTGGGGCACATAGGCAATTTTTCTGGCAAGGCCACGCCCCGAGTAAGTTTTCAATGATCGGTCAGCAATTTTAATCTCGCCCTTACCATGGGTTAAAACCCCTGAGACAAGGCGCATGAGGGTGGATTTACCCGACCCGTTGGGCCCGATAATGGTAAAGAAGGCACCCCTTTCCACGTCAAACGACAAATCCTCAAGCACTTTGACCTTTCCATAGGCGTGGGAGAGGTGTCGAATGGATAAGGCGGGCCCCCGGGTCAATTTTTTCCCCTCTTGAGAAGCATGATAAAAAGCGGCGCCCCGATCATTGCCGTGATTACCCCAACTGGAATCTCTCCCTGGCGGGGAATCCACCGTGCCAGAAGATCACACATCACCATATAGGAACCACCTCCGAGGATGCAGGCGGGCACCAGAACCCTGTGGTCCGGTCCCAGGGCAAGGCGGAAAATGTGGGGAACCACAAGGCCCACAAACCCCATAAGACCGCAGTGACAGACGGTGGCACTCACCATGAACGAGGATGTAACAAGCAGCACCCCTGTGACAGTACCCACATTGACCCCCATGGAGTGGGCCATCTCCCTGCCCATGAGCAGAAGATTCATGGCATGGGAAAGAACAAAAATAACAGCAAAGCAGGGAACAATACAGAGTGCAAGAATGGCGGCCTGGTCAAGATCAGACGAGGAAAGATCCCCCATGAGCCAGAACATGATGCTGTGGATCTTGTTGTTCTGGGTCAGAGAGATGAGAAACATGATCACAGCCGAGCAAAAGGCATTGACGACCACCCCGGAAAGCAGCATGGAATCCTTTTTCAACGAGGCATTGCCCGTTGACATGATGACCACCAGTACCAGGGTAACCATGGCCCCGGCAAAGGCGGTGATGCCGACGCCGGGGAACCTTGAAAGACCGAGGATGATGCCGATAATGGCCCCAATGGCTGAACCGCCTGAAATGCCTAGGATGTAAGGCTCAGCCAGGGGATTTCTTAACAGAGCCTGGAACACCAGCCCCCCGGTTGAAAGAACAGCACCTGCCATCATGGCCATGAGGACCCTTGGGAACCGGATGCGCCAGATGATGGCGGCCATGGTTGAATCACCGGAATCCCCTGAAAAGATCAGGTTCCAGACACCTGTCAGATCCCGGGACGTGGATCCAATGCCAAGGCCAAGAAACATGGAGGCGGCAAGAAACACGACCAGCACCAGGCAGACCCAGAAGATACGCAGGACAATGGATTTTTCCGTGGATGGATCCCTCATTTCCATCCTAAAAAAGCTCCGGATGGATCAGCCGGACCAATAGTTCAAGCCCCTCGACCATCCTTGGTGTGGGCCTATCAAGGAGATTAGAATCCACGATGTGCACCTGGTTGTTCTTGACTGCAGGAAGACCAGACCAGCTCTCCCACTCTTTTTTTACCCGTTCAAACACTTCGGCCCTTGCCATGGAGGTAATGATAATAATATCCGGGGCAAGACCAAGAAACTGCTCCCGTGAGAACCTGGGATAGGCAACAGCGGCAGCGGCAAGGTTAATCCCGCCTGCCCGCTCAATGAGCCCGTGGATAAAGGTATCCCGGCCGGCAGAAACAATGGGGGAAATCCCGATCTGAAAAAACACCCTTGGCCTGACCGTTGTGGTTGCCACAAGGGCCTCTACCCGTCTGACCCTTGTCTCCATGTCATTGACCACTTGGGCAGCACGGGTCTCGGCATTCAAAAGCGAACCAATCAATGTCACCGTCGTGATAACAGAATCAAGGTCAACCGGGTTAACGGCATAAACGGGAATACCGAGGTCCGAAAGCCTGTCCGCCGTCTGCTTGGGATTTCCATCTTTAACGGCAATGCAAAGATCCGGCTCCAGAGCCACGATCTTTTCAAGGTCCAGGTGGACATAGGAACCAACCCTTGGAATCCTCCTTGCAGATTCGGGATAGTCACTGTAAACGGTTGCCCCTTTAAGGCACTCTCCACGATCAATGGCAAATACGATCTCGGTAATACTCGGGGCAAGGGAGATGACCCGTTCAGGGTGAGCAGGAAAGGTAACCGTTCTACCCACCTGGTCCACGGCCGTTCGGGTATCCGTACAAGCGCCGGAGGGGGGATTAAACAGCATTATCCCAACCGCCACAACCAGCCCAACCCACCATCCGACTTCACATGGGGCGGATTTCAAGTGGGCACACCTGTTTCAACTGTTGCGGTTTTCATGATAACGCTCCTAAAGATCCTCTCCATGGGAAACAATTTCCTGTTATGGCAGACAAAAATCTCTGTTTAACATTTTTTTACAATTTCTGAAATAGAAAGAGCACCCATGCACTTAAATATCCCCGGCCACCAGGGCGTCTACCCTGGAGACATAGGCACGAAACACCTGTTCCCGGGTTGTGTTAATCCTGATCTGGAACGGAACGCTGAAGAACCCTTCCTGTTCCATCTGGAGAGCTTTGATCACAAGATGACCCTGAACCGACTGGGAACAGGCCTGACTGCAGCTTTCACACCCAAGGCAACTCCACAGGGAAGCCCTTTCTGGAGAAACACCCAAAACATAGCACCGGATGAAATAAAGGGGATCAAAATCAGCTGTGGAAACCGTTAGGGGGCAGGCACTGGAACACTCCCGGCAGGTCATGCAAAGGGAATGGTTCATTGTGTGGGAGAGTGATCGCTTAAGGGGTTTTATCCCCACAGCTTCCCGGGTTTTTGGCGATACTTCAGGCGGGCAGGCCCATTGATCCCACTGCTGAAAAAGCGCATCAAACAGGGGAGGATCTGCCATGGACAAGGCGTTGGAAAGAACCGTCACCAACTCCTGCTTAAGCTGGTGAATGCGCGTCACAGTCTGCATTGAAACCCTATGTTCAGCCACGGCCCTTCGCTGCAGATTGGCGATAAGGAGCCAGGGTTTCACACTGTTGGGGCAAAGATTGCCGCAACGGCGGCAGTCAAGGCAATGCCAGATGGACGATCCAACCCGGTCAAGACAAAGGCCACCAAGATTTGCAAGACGAACGATTCGCCTTGGATCAAGGCCTTCGGGCACCAGGGAGATTGGGCAGGAGGAGGTACAGATGCCGCAGGCGTAACATTGGGTGGATAGGGCGTCTGCATCGGGGGGATAAAAAGAGCTATCCCCATCAATCGACGGATTTTGCCCTTGAACGCTTATTGGATTGGTCATATTTTTTTCCCTCATTATTGGATTTGGAGACTATACCATATTTTGGAAGATTTTTTTTATAAAAAACAACTGTCAAAAAGTCATTGTGAAAGTCTCAACTTTCGAGCCCTCTTTGATTTCCCTGACCGGAAAATTGTAAGCCAAAGGGAATAGGATTTTTGCCCTTTCAAGCGTTAAGAAGCGCAGGCTGTTTGAGGACTTTAGGATAACCTGTTCCTGATTTTTTTGCAACGACACTTTGCCCTAAATCCACCGCCTATTTTTTTTATACCCCTCCAAAAACGATTCGGGGAATTTTTTTTCGCGGCTGGAGCTTATTCCGGTGGGGGCTTGGTCTTTTTGTGGCCGTCCCTCTGATCTGGGCAAATTTTGGGTATAGATATCCCTTGGCGGACCGGAAAAATTAGATTTTTAGTGTGTACCTTTGTCATATAGTTATCCAGATGGTGCCCATGAACCGAAAAGCATTGCAATTTTTCTGCGCGCCTCAACCAAGAGATCGTAAGATGGGTGCCCTTTAGATAAACGCAAAAACAGAGTACGGGATCGTTTAACTACTCTCCCCGGGATATTGACAAGTGAAAACCTGATGGCCTTCATCCGTTTCGTCTTCATCGAAGGAGCCAACGCCAGATTTTTCATCATCACATTCAGGTTTAAGGCAATTATCATGATCCACCACCACGCAGCATTTGTACCAAAGTCAGATGATGGCATTTTTCCACCGGCCAGATCGTCTTTCATCACCGCATGAACCTCTTCACTCTTACCGCATCGTTCATGAAGCCAGTGGATCACATTCTCCCCGTTCATCTGTGTATATTTGATATTGGTAACGACACCAAATACCTTGTATCGGCTTTCATCCATTTCCATTGTCGGGAAGGGAAGCTTAAGCTGTTTATCATCATTCATACCGGGCAAAGGTTGTTGTTCAACCAGGCGCTGCCGTTTGGCAAGATACCTGTATACCGGAGCATCTTTGCTATAGCACAGTTCGTTGGGAACAAAGCACACTTCGGCCCACTCGCTACCGGTTTTTAACTGTAAACCTTTCTCCCTTTTATAGATCGGCTGCCATTGGGCATCTGGCACTTGAGCTACCGCTATTTTGAATGCCTTAGTCACATTACAGCCGATGGCAAATTCGATTCTACCAAATCGTTTATTTTCACCTTTTTCACAGTACCGTAAAAGATCGTGCTGGTAAGCAGCAGTATCTGAACGGAGCTTCACCTTTTCCACATTGCTCGGAAGACAGTCCAAGGCTTCCTTAAAAACCCTTAACTGTTCATAACCAGCGGGCACGTTACCGTCCCGGAATTCTGTGTGAAGAATAATTCCTTGCTCAAACCACCATGTGTTGAAAGGTTGGTAAGCCTTGAACCCTTTATAACAATAAGAAGCTGTCTCTTTCATGGTTTGAGCCAGGGTGGCATCCATGTCCAAGGTGGCCGTTGTCTCGACGCTTACTGTATTCAAGCCAGCGATCATATCTTTATTAATCTTTCCAAACCCCTTCAGGAAGTCATTAGCGGCGGGGATAAATGCTTTAACATCTGACTTCTTTCGGGCATCCTCCTGTTCAGCATCATGAAATTTGGACAAATACCTGAAGACAGCTGACGGGGACGGCACAGAACGTTTTT
Coding sequences:
- a CDS encoding tetrathionate reductase family octaheme c-type cytochrome codes for the protein MVGKICFAVVFFMFSGLSHAMEDHSILMEKAHGSAREITLQCLECHAAQGEDFVKTAHWLWKGGTAFLEGRERGAQLGKINLMNDYUVGIESNWCGCTKCHAGYGWKDETFDFTDMANVDCLVCHDTTGRYSKKKNTCGYPDKDIDLAEIAQKVGPPGRGNCGACHWYGGGGDNFKHGDLSSELLNPSRSFDVHMGGEDFSCQECHTTDHHRISGSSTTSAVSEGSVSCTDCHDESPHDDVSPLLNQLNRHCESIACQTCHIPTFARKKFTLTSRDPSKGVGENKILEQSENKVVMQGKMGITVKEKALRPTYAWYNGKHRRYLKGDVITASGVTALNPPVGSIKDPLAKITPYKMMKGRQLMDPENRTLVVPHLTGKDGFFATGDWKSAAEKGMKAAKLPFSGKVDFAETSMYWRLNHGVVPKEESLSCLDCHSPSGVMDFKALGYKQDPAGGGARFAK
- a CDS encoding sigma-54 interaction domain-containing protein, producing MKKQHLWDAGFLNQIIDTMANGLFTMNLSGEITSWNKAMEGISGYTSREALGKTCSLLQCSRCFGKKCPANINYCGVLEKRNTGPKECLVKHKNGHLISVIKTARAIKDKEGIVVGVVESLADLTELNTIRKKIAEAERRLGETFRLGNIIGKSARMQEVFKAIQMASESRANILIQGESGTGKELVAMAIHYNGFNADAPLVTVNCSALSETLLESELFGHSKGAFTGAHKDRMGRFEQAHHGTIFLDEIGELTPYIQVKLLRVIQEREIERVGESKQRKIDIRIIAATHQNLVDLTNMGKFREDLFYRLKVFPITIPPLRERREDIPLLVSHFIDKGNKREKRKIKKISQEGLRALLEYPWPGNVRELENAIEHAFVLCRADQIDLRDLPVEIRNHTHQTVETTPRTNPARNLTREALLELLNQCDWNKAEVARRMGKSRTAIWKYMKKWEIPLKGENK
- a CDS encoding DUF362 domain-containing protein; its protein translation is MTATVYFTDFKANSRENLLEKLARLMATAGLDGILDKNDLTAVKLHFGEMGNTAFIRPPFVRRIARAIRERGAIPFLTDANTLYAGTRSDSVSHITTAIANGFSYSSMDSTPIIIADGLRGKSETSVQVGLKHCSEVHIGKEIVAADALVSVAHFKGHELSGFGGTLKNLGMGCASRKGKLDQHSTVSPKIKRKTCIGCGACVDNCPVKAITLEDDKATINPEVCIGCGECIIRCPTGSVNIRWNQTIPVFLEKMMEYTKGVISGKEDKTLFINFITDISPACDCLPYNDAPIVRDIGIVASTDPVAIDQASVDLVNQQQAFANTRLKHNREPGEDKFRGLYPDVDWEIQLDYAETIGLGTRTYELVKLKSLTWKKEVPENQGH
- a CDS encoding ABC transporter ATP-binding protein, which produces MTRGPALSIRHLSHAYGKVKVLEDLSFDVERGAFFTIIGPNGSGKSTLMRLVSGVLTHGKGEIKIADRSLKTYSGRGLARKIAYVPQTVSQSFPFTVEELVLLGRSPHQGILGMNTRQDYDAAHQAMGFTNVDHLGQRTLDQISGGERQRVFIARAICQDPEIMLLDEPASALDLAHQVMLMDLMDQLKRETGITIVMVSHDINLAAMYSDHMVLLAGGRVVKKGAPGKVLDPSILEEIFGCPFLVDLNPLGNVPRIFPIPGRFRTPVKGFAPTKDQ
- a CDS encoding FecCD family ABC transporter permease, with the translated sequence MEMRDPSTEKSIVLRIFWVCLVLVVFLAASMFLGLGIGSTSRDLTGVWNLIFSGDSGDSTMAAIIWRIRFPRVLMAMMAGAVLSTGGLVFQALLRNPLAEPYILGISGGSAIGAIIGIILGLSRFPGVGITAFAGAMVTLVLVVIMSTGNASLKKDSMLLSGVVVNAFCSAVIMFLISLTQNNKIHSIMFWLMGDLSSSDLDQAAILALCIVPCFAVIFVLSHAMNLLLMGREMAHSMGVNVGTVTGVLLVTSSFMVSATVCHCGLMGFVGLVVPHIFRLALGPDHRVLVPACILGGGSYMVMCDLLARWIPRQGEIPVGVITAMIGAPLFIMLLKRGKN
- a CDS encoding ABC transporter substrate-binding protein, whose product is MLFNPPSGACTDTRTAVDQVGRTVTFPAHPERVISLAPSITEIVFAIDRGECLKGATVYSDYPESARRIPRVGSYVHLDLEKIVALEPDLCIAVKDGNPKQTADRLSDLGIPVYAVNPVDLDSVITTVTLIGSLLNAETRAAQVVNDMETRVRRVEALVATTTVRPRVFFQIGISPIVSAGRDTFIHGLIERAGGINLAAAAVAYPRFSREQFLGLAPDIIIITSMARAEVFERVKKEWESWSGLPAVKNNQVHIVDSNLLDRPTPRMVEGLELLVRLIHPELF
- a CDS encoding 4Fe-4S dicluster domain-containing protein, whose amino-acid sequence is MTNPISVQGQNPSIDGDSSFYPPDADALSTQCYACGICTSSCPISLVPEGLDPRRIVRLANLGGLCLDRVGSSIWHCLDCRRCGNLCPNSVKPWLLIANLQRRAVAEHRVSMQTVTRIHQLKQELVTVLSNALSMADPPLFDALFQQWDQWACPPEVSPKTREAVGIKPLKRSLSHTMNHSLCMTCRECSSACPLTVSTADFDPLYFIRCYVLGVSPERASLWSCLGCESCSQACSQSVQGHLVIKALQMEQEGFFSVPFQIRINTTREQVFRAYVSRVDALVAGDI
- a CDS encoding IS1380-like element ISDau2 family transposase, which codes for MTQGVLPFKYEEEKTQTGMTALAGLPVYLDLAKVIGLSKSIQKHLKVRKNSQGWTDSQMVLSLVLLNLAGGDCVDDLKILEADEGFCQILRKSETHGLSRKVRRTIESRWRKEKKRSVPSPSAVFRYLSKFHDAEQEDARKKSDVKAFIPAANDFLKGFGKINKDMIAGLNTVSVETTATLDMDATLAQTMKETASYCYKGFKAYQPFNTWWFEQGIILHTEFRDGNVPAGYEQLRVFKEALDCLPSNVEKVKLRSDTAAYQHDLLRYCEKGENKRFGRIEFAIGCNVTKAFKIAVAQVPDAQWQPIYKREKGLQLKTGSEWAEVCFVPNELCYSKDAPVYRYLAKRQRLVEQQPLPGMNDDKQLKLPFPTMEMDESRYKVFGVVTNIKYTQMNGENVIHWLHERCGKSEEVHAVMKDDLAGGKMPSSDFGTNAAWWWIMIIALNLNVMMKNLALAPSMKTKRMKAIRFSLVNIPGRVVKRSRTLFLRLSKGHPSYDLLVEARRKIAMLFGSWAPSG